A region of Mobula birostris isolate sMobBir1 chromosome X, sMobBir1.hap1, whole genome shotgun sequence DNA encodes the following proteins:
- the LOC140191725 gene encoding uncharacterized protein, with product MFAKMVSALWMIFLVITLSILLKHLNSSCGITEYEFKGVCCPKCDPGLYVEEHCTEYGGTICHSCNTGTYQDSLNADEDCLKCTICGEGTYETLACSSTRDTVCDCTEGFYCTNITIDGCRECLKHRRCPLGEQVIRKGNYRRNTECGPCANGNCFSEGSSEKGTKMTETKSITANATNVECNQTTKIILSVIVVFLVLPYIFLLRKQILKYFGLTFGSWLKRKPGNIGNSNPSLQESVEEQGQHPENINCAASSAEESTYFITPVSDLKDDKLCGRGTKSTKYSELKLAQHEMKSEVHTISAIKSSSSVEPFRNNI from the exons ATGTTCGCAAAGATGGTATCTGCATTATGGATGATTTTCCTGGTG ATAACCCTCAGTATTCTGTTGAAGCACCTGAACAGTTCATGCGGTATCACAGAGTATGAATTTAAGGGCGTTTGCTGTCCAAAATGTGACCCAG GTTTATATGTTGAAGAACACTGCACAGAGTATGGTGGAACAATTTGTCATTCCTGCAATACTGGTACCTATCAAGACAGTTTAAACGCGGATGAGGACTGCCTTAAATGTACCATTTGTGGAGAAG GAACATATGAAACCCTGGCTTGTTCTTCTACTCGGGACACAGTATGCGATTGCACAGAAGGATTCTACTGCACCAACATCACCATAGACGGTTGTCGGGAATGTTTGAAACACAGGCGCTGCCCGCTGGGAGAGCAGGTGATAAGGAAAG GAAATTACAGGAGAAACACGGAATGTGGTCCATGTGCAAATGGCAACTGTTTTTCTGAAGGATCATCTGAAAAAGGGACAAA AATGACTGAGACTAAAAGTATCACTGCAAATGCAACAAATGTAGAGTGTAATCAAACCACCAAGATAATATTATCAGTCATTGTGGTCTTTCTAGTTCTACCCTACATATTCCTTTTACGGAAACAAATCTTAAAATATTTTGGCTTGA CTTTTGGATCCTGGTTAAAG CGGAAGCCTGGTAACATTGGTAATTCCAATCCAAGTCTCCAAGAATCAGTGGAAGAGCAGGGACAACATCCCGAGAACATAAATTGTGCAGCTTCTTCAGCGGAGGAGTCAACATATTTCATCACCCCAGTCTCTGACTtgaaagatgacaaactgtgcggCAGAGGCACAAAGAGCACCAAGTACTCAGAACTGAAGCTCGCTCAGCATGAGATGAAATCAG AAGTTCATACAATTTCGGCCATCAAGTCATCCAGCTCTGTGGAACCTTTTAGGAATAATATTTGA